TGAGTATTCTGGAGGATGAGTATCGGGCTCTATCGGGGAACTCTAATCTGCGGAAATAAACTCCCCAAAACCAATTTGGCGCAGCTCATAATCTGCACCGATTTTTTTCAAATCAGCCTCTATTTTCATAGCACATGATTCAATTCCTTTAAAAACCTGTAAAGGCAAGGCGCCCAAATAGACTTTCGCTTGTGAATAATCACAGGAGAAGGTCTTTTTAATGAATAACAGCGTCTTTATCTTATCGTTGCCTTCGCCTGTAATGGATACTTTATAATAGTTGTACTCTTCAGTCTCGTCGGTCTCCCACTCCCCAGAGCTGCGCGGCAGTAAGACGCTGTGAAGGAACTCTTCCAGGTTGTCATAGGCAATGTCGAAATCCCAAGAGCCTGTCCCATGCTCTGCAGTATATATAGCGGTATCCCCTCTGGATAGGTCGATGCAATAAGGGTCTCCTTCATCCGAAGCAATGACTAGATAGCTGTGCGGCCATTCCAGGATAACCTCATTCTTCACGGGATTATAGCTGTATCCCAATTGACCCTGCACGATGTCTCTGGCACCGTAAATATCAAGATTGATATATTCATCCGTGCTCCAACCAAGCGATTCGGAGACATAATGCTGCAAGAAATATAGGTATTCATCAGGCAAGCGCCATTTCTCAGTCACAGCACGTATATCATGTTCTTCTGCTTCAGTAATCAGACGCATCGGATACTTGGCATAAAATTCCGGATCTTGTCCACGTGTCGCCTCCAGCACCTCTTGCATCTTCTCTATAACAGCATCAATCCTTTGATGTCTATTCTTCAAAGCGGTCCACCTCTCTTATCCGCAGATTCATTTGCATTTTCTCGT
The window above is part of the Paenibacillus lutimineralis genome. Proteins encoded here:
- a CDS encoding SMI1/KNR4 family protein, whose product is MKNRHQRIDAVIEKMQEVLEATRGQDPEFYAKYPMRLITEAEEHDIRAVTEKWRLPDEYLYFLQHYVSESLGWSTDEYINLDIYGARDIVQGQLGYSYNPVKNEVILEWPHSYLVIASDEGDPYCIDLSRGDTAIYTAEHGTGSWDFDIAYDNLEEFLHSVLLPRSSGEWETDETEEYNYYKVSITGEGNDKIKTLLFIKKTFSCDYSQAKVYLGALPLQVFKGIESCAMKIEADLKKIGADYELRQIGFGEFISAD